The Budorcas taxicolor isolate Tak-1 chromosome 25, Takin1.1, whole genome shotgun sequence genome includes a region encoding these proteins:
- the LOC128068987 gene encoding olfactory receptor 8D4 produces MGVRNQSTVTEFLFAGLTDQLELQLPLFCLFLGIYVVTAMGNLGMISIIRLSSQLHKPMYYFLSSLSFIDFCYSSVITPKMLAGFLGRDKAISYSGCMTQLFFFCIFIISECYMLAAMAYDRYVAICNPLFYNVIMSPGVCSLLVAAVFSVGFTDAMIHGGFMLRLTFCESNIIKHYFCDIVPLIKLSCSSTYIDELLIFVIGGFNMIATSMTIITSYAFILSSIFRIHSKEGRSKAFSTCSSHLTAVLVFYGSLMSMYLKPTSSSSLTQEKVSSVFYTNVIPMLNPLIYSLRNKEVKNSLMKLLRRKISS; encoded by the coding sequence ATGGGTGTAAGAAATCAATCCACAGTGACTGAGTTTCTTTTTGCAGGATTAACTGACCAACTAGAGCTTCAGCTgcctctcttctgcctcttcttAGGGATTTATGTGGTCACAGCAATGGGAAACCTCGGCATGATCTCGATAATCAGGTTGAGTTCTCAACTCCACAAGCCCATGTACTATTTCCTTAGTAGTTTGTCTTTTATAGATTTCTGCTATTCTTCTGTCATTACCCCCAAAATGTTGGCAGGGTTTTTAGGCAGAGATAAAGCTATATCCTATTCTGGATGTATGACCCAgctgtttttcttctgtattttcatcATTTCTGAGTGCTACATGCTGGCAGcaatggcctatgaccgctatgtcGCCATTTGCAACCCCCTGTTCTACAATGTTATCATGTCCCCCGGGGTCTGTTCTCTGCTGGTGGCTGCTGTCTTCTCAGTAGGTTTTACTGATGCTATGATTCATGGTGGCTTTATGTTAAGGTTGACTTTCTGTGAATCAAACatcattaaacattatttctgtgaCATCGTTCCTCTCATTAAACTCTCCTGTTCCAGCACTTATATTGATGAGCTGTTGATTTTTGTCATTGGAGGATTTAACATGATAGCCACCAGCATGACCATCATCACGTCATATGCTTTTATCCTCTCCAGCATCTTCCGCATCCATTCTAAAGAAGGTCGGTCCAAAGCCTTCAGCACCTGCAGCTCCCACTTGACAGCTGTTCTTGTATTTTATGGATCTCTCATGTCCATGTATCTCAAACCTACTTCCAGCAGTTCACTCACCCAGGAGAAAGTGTCCTCAGTATTTTATACCAATGTGATTCCCATGTTGAATCCCCTGATATATAGTCTGAGGAACAAGGAAGTAAAAAACTCATTGATGAAActcttaagaagaaaaatatcttcataa
- the LOC128069111 gene encoding olfactory receptor 6M1-like, producing the protein MATRNQTTITEFMLISFPAVQGLQTLLFVILLLVYTLTITGNIVIISLIWTDNRLQTPMYFFLSNLSFLDILFTTTITPKLLACLLEEEKTISLAGCISQTYFYFFLGTVEFILLVVMSFDRYVAICNPLRYTIIMNSRLCLLLVLGCWVGAFLSVLCPTIVVSRLPYCTAEISHFFCDIAPLLQAACTDTHFIEKVSFLLSSLILLTSLVLTTVSYTYIISTILHIPSAQGCQKAFSTCASHITVVSIAYGSNIFVYVRPNQNHSLEFDKIATVLITIVTPLLNPFIYSLRNEKVKEVLRESVSRIVQPHSKGT; encoded by the coding sequence ATGGCCACAAGAAACCAGACCACCATCACTGAATTTATGCTTATCTCTTTCCCTGCTGTCCAGGGGCTTCAGACATTGCTTTTTGTCATTCTCCTGCTAGTTTATACGCTCACCATAACAGGAAACATTGTCATCATTTCCTTAATATGGACTGATAATCGTCTCCAAACACcaatgtacttcttcctcagtAATCTGTCATTTTTGGACATTTTATTCACAACTACTATTACCCCAAAGTTGCTAGCTTGCCTCTTAGAGGAGGAGAAAACCATATCTCTTGCAGGCTGCATCAGCCAAACatatttctacttcttcctgggaACCGTGGAGTTCATCCTGCTGGTGGTGATGTCCtttgaccgctatgtggccatctgtaacCCGTTGCGCTACACCATCATCATGAACAGCAGGCTGTGTCTCCTGCTGGTTCTGGGCTGCTGGGTGGGGGCCTTCCTGTCGGTGCTCTGCCCAACTATTGTGGTGTCCAGGCTGCCATACTGCACTGCAGAAATTAGTCATTTCTTCTGTGACATCGCCCCTTTGCTGCAGGCAGCCTGCACAGACACTCATTTCATTGAAAAGGTAAGCTTCCTCTTGTCTTCTCTCATCCTCCTGACCTCGCTGGTGCTCACCACTGTGTCCTATACCTACATCATCTCTACCATCCTGCACATCCCCTCGGCCCAAGGATGTCAGAAAGCTTTCTCCACCTGTGCTTCTCACATCACTGTCGTCTCCATTGCCTACGGGAGCAACATCTTTGTGTATGTGAGACCTAATCAGAACCACTCCCTGGAATTTGACAAGATAGCCACTGTCCTCATTACCATAGTGACTCCTCTTCTGAACCCCTTCATTTACAGCTTGAGGAACGAAAAGGTAAAGGAAGTCTTGAGAGAGTCAGTTAGCAGGATAGTTCAACCACATTCCAAAGGAACATGA